The sequence gccatccaagatgtagataaaaacatgttatacagtccatcagttaccatgttgtgaagtaaaaagctgcatgttcaTAAGAAACCAATTGTCCTTAAAGGCGTTTTAACGTTAAACCTTTGCTACTGACCAAAATATGACTCCATACTCCATAATATGCTACCTAcagtccatcctctgttgtcttctcacatcaaaatctgcTGTACCAACACATGTTTTTTGcatgtaaatggtgcttgatcagTGCAtgtttctctcttgattcagatgagatgaatttttcactgcagaaagcagtattatattatattataatacaaacaaTAACTCTCTAGCTCAGCCTCGAACACCACTGAAGTCAAGAGGGGATCGTGCATTTGCCGTTGTTGGACCTAGGCTCTGGAACGGTCTTCCTTTTTATCCTTTTTACCCCGGTCCTCTGTCTATGAGTTTAAATCAAAGTTCAAATCTTATCTTCTGGCCCGAGCTTTCAGCAAttcttaattatgttttatatattttttatgtcttattGCTTTCTTATTTGTATCttagttttatattctgtaaaGCACTGTGGTCAActtctgttgtgtttatttgtgctatataaataaatgaaatgaatgaaagaatattACAAATAGAGGACCGGAAGCAATGGtctgaagttaaaatgtcttgatggatctGGGATTATTACGCAACataaattgatggactggaatcatgTTGATTacttggattattgtgatattaactctcattctgacagcacctgttcactgcagaggatcagttgtcaagcaaattatgtaatgctaaatttctccaaatctgttctgatcttCAGTGGCctgagtaaatattcagcagatgtttgtttttggttggACTTTTCTTTAATGGTTGGCAGTGTAGTGTAGTACAGGCTAACTAGCGCTATTAACTGaagtttagtttttgtgttttctacAGAATTCAAACTACCGTCATGTTGTAGATATTTGCAGAAGTAGATAAGTTTGCATTAAGGATGACTGCGAGTGCACTTAAAGAGAGGCAAAGTGGTGGTGTAAGATCAGATGAAGACCTATTCCAGAGTTTGTGGAAGTGATTATGTTGGTTTATCTAGCTTTATAGAATTTTactttggtgtgtgtttttgctggTATAACGCTCatttgtgtctttaaaaataatgatgaaaaaatacaagattacataatatataaataaataaaaaaaaaatcttggctttattttgaataaagtatCCAAGGAtctaatgtttaacattttacaaaagtgtTGACACATGTTGAAAGTCTGTATGTGTGTTacttccccccaccccccctccacATTTCAAAACCATGAAATATGCTTTCATATTTACTCTCTATATATCTAGTAAATGATGTCAATTATCAAAGGTCTCATTTCACTTCCTTTGTGGTCATTGTAAAGGAACAAAATCCTCAAAGTtcttgaaacattatttttatattttgaatttgaatgaaagGTAGCTGCAGTGTATATATTTGAAGCATATCCATAAACTAGTTAAATGCTAATAACTAAAGTAGTTTTCACTGTCatctatatttagattttttttgccacCTAACGTTTGTGTGCACTGACTTCCTCTTGTAAGAGTGCTTACCCACAAAGTGGGATTCAAGCATTTCCTTGAATTCAGTGGTTGTTGTATTGCTTATTCAAATGAGTGCTCATCTAAAATATGATAGTGATACATGATTCTCCATGATATTTTGATCCTCTAAGTATGCTGTAAGCATGCTCTAAACATAACAGCGAAATGacgttaaatatgttaaatatgtgaAATGTTAAATAGCTGTTCATTTACACAGAGTTTCCTGGTGGTCCAAGACTCTTCATCTCAAGACCagcttctgtgtgtgtctgtgggggACAGAGGAGAGCCGGTCAAAGAATTCCCCATCTTAACCACTGGGACAGGTACCAAAAAGCCTTTTCATCTTTGATTGCTGTTCAGATATGCTATACCCAAGTTTGCAACCACAAGTCAGAATGTAACATGACCTCAAGCATTTGTCATGATCAACATGTTCTCATGACGTTGTATTCTCAACTCCTCCATGATCAAATTATCTGAGCTATGCTGTCCACATTTTATAGCTGCACACTATTACTgtccagttgttgttgttgtttgtgcttttttaagtttatttatagattttaatgAGACATGTATAAGTTTCCTGACATTTTTTACAATGTAGGCTACATGAGACGTTTGTGCACAGTTCAGTGAACTCTTCTGCGCAGCAGTTTGTTCTCTATTTGTGCATGCTGATAAAATTCACATCCTGAACCCTACAGTCTTCCTATTTCCTCATTACATATGTGTACTTTTGAAGTTCATGACTAGTCTGTCCAGTTTCTCTCTATTACTCATAGTGTTCGTCTGACTCACTTAGTTCTCTTGTCTTTTTGGTTTTCTTTCATAGCTCTTCGCTTGACGGCATCACACCTGGCTTTTCCTGATCTCTTTCAACTACTGCACTTCTACACAGTGAGCAGGTGGGGCTGAGTTATTTTTATCTAGCAGCTATTGATAAGGAAGCACGTCTGTTTTGCTTGATAACAGGATGTTGTCAAAGGAAACTCTGTGCACCCCTGTGTTGGATAGTAAATTATATTGAATCTTCTATGCATTGTAAAAAGAACTGGTAACTTGCAATGATTCCAcccataaaaatgtgttttgttggtataaatgtatgtatatatgttggTTCAGTGATGTCGGTAATATAAGACGTTACAAATTTTTGGTTACCATGTCGGacaaacaatttcaaataatCAATAATCTGTTTGTTTCCATTGCAGTAAAATTGTAATTTGGCATACGATTAAACTTTTAAGGGGCAGCCTGTAATTGttacattaaagaaatatttgaaCCTTATTAAACCTgattaaaagtttgtttgttgGTATAAAGGCTGTATTAAGGTTGGATCCGTGGTGttaaatcatatttatgtttttgcttcATTAAAAATAGTTACTTTTAAAGTTACTTTGAACTTATGATATAAATAATGCTataaataatgtggtttttttgtATTATCTGACATCTGCTACACTTAATTTTCTCTCAGGGATGTTTTGCCTCTCTGTTTATTGGTTCCCTCATGGGTTTACGCCATTAACAGTCTACCAGATCATCTCATTCCTCTGCTTGGTCCAAGTTAGTACTTGCCCTGTCATTTACTATCCTCTGTACTAAACTATAAATCTGCCGTTATGCAAATCGGACTCTCTGAATTCCAGTCATTTGTGTGTTTGACCTTTAGAGTCCTGGCTGTGCCCCTCTTCAGATCCACTGATTAGCAGTATGACTTCAGAAACACAAGACATAGCGAAAACAATCATGTGCACTATACAGGTGATACAAACCCTCTGACTCAGTTACCTTTACTTTACTTCtctaatgttttcagttttataataattgttcAGTATGTTATATGTAACAGCATCATTCAGAACTAATTGTGCTTAGTAATTctaatttcagaatttttaattgAGGTATGTCATAAAGTAGACTACTGTACCTATAAAGATACTGGGTTTTGCAAGTATTGAACTTGTTTTAGAGAAAATTACTAATCATTTGAGAAAAATAATTGGTATCACCTTATCTTAAAGTGTTCGTGTGTCATGTTACATCTGCGTTCTATAGTAGAAACTATACTTTAAAGTAAGTACATGTTATCAATTAATATTATTTGGTCCTTATTTGTGTTACACTGCAACAAGGAagcctaaaaataaagtgtaaccaaatatgTACGTATCTTAGACTGTCAGGTTAACATGAATTTTAATGTGTATCATCTAgacactagctatgtttccaCTTAAGGTTAAAAATTAAACttgtgcgcaaaattggaatatcacataaaacatttgtgaagcaccgtttccatccagtGAGTTGAAGAGAACAAAATGGCCACTTCCCAATTAACTCACGCTAAATatcacaaagaaacattttatttgctgCAGTAGGAGAAggcactgtactgtatataataatccTAGTATACAATAAATTATGAGCTTAAGAGCATGCAGACGAAACACGCTCATGAGTCTGCTGTTTGGGAAAGCAGTTCTGGGAGTTAATAATAAAGCACTTTGGCGAGACTTTGCTCAAGCATTTTAGAACGACAAAACTTGCATTTCTGAGCAATGTGATCGGTCTGTTGGTTGGTCCAGTTATGCTGTCCCATCACAAAGTCATATGTCTTTTTTGATGCGCATTAAGGatgtttctgtgcatgttttcttACCGGATAATACGTTTTTATGCTCACTTTTAAAATTTAAGCCCATCTTACCGTTTccgtccagtttttttttttatacgcgGTATCccaaaatgcacattaaagtaGGTGGATGGAAACCTAACTACTGACAATAAGTTATCAAAAGGATTGTAATGCGCCAAATCAGTTGGTAGGCAAAAAACTTTGGTCGCATGTGGTCTACAGTGACTTGTTGAACTTATTGGACTTTTGAGTGCAATGTCTAAACATTGATTTACGGTGCTTTAATGTAAGAAAATCCCCAAACCTGTGTAGCAGTGAACAAGGACATTGAAATGTACTACCATAACTAATGTATCCATTAGGAATCTGTTctttttaatctttgcaactATATTCTATGTGTGGGAGGCGAAGCCTTGATATTATTTCTGCTTGTTGGTAGGTTACAGCTGCCAATGGTGCCATGTGCTTCATCAATCCCTTGTACCTTCAAGAGCATGGTGATGATTGGCTTACTCATTCTTCAGCCAGCACAGTCAATCTTCCAATGAACTTTAGGCGAGACAAGCGGTTAAGTACCACGAGAGCATGGGCAGGGAGAGGACTCAAACAAAGGTCATCTACACTATCTGATGACAACTCTAGCAGCTTTGACCATGACCGAGGTATTGGCTATCTTTTATTTCTGTCAGCTATCTTTTACTATACTTTCAGTTTTCTAATCTTTTCGCGTGCCTTTGTCAttgttgttagtttttattttttattttaaatatttctgtttagctttaatttatttcaatttttgttttggtAATTCTAGTACATCAACTTAACatctataaaaacaaataaacgaaTCAGacactaaaaaaatcaaaacacatatcaTAACCTTAAATATTCGAATCTGTTTTTGAGAGATTTCGATTACAGTGCATATCTTTAAAGCCTGTTTTCTCAGAATGCTATTTTTCTCCTTCACTGTCCCAAAAATGGCCACTTTAGTAGCACTTACATATTGgttgtattttctgatttatggactgaaaaaaagaaagaaaaaaagaaatacaaaattcCCATCTGTAGAaactaatatgtcaacaaaatgaaacaagaaattTGAACCTGGCTTCatcaaatgttcagatttttgcaatttaatgcatatttaattatatatgtataaatgttcTTAATGTAATCAGTCTACTGGAGAAGTATGATAATATCTattagtttattgtttttttttaccctgtccaCCTGTGGTGTCTTGCCTTAAGTTGTAATGTTAATGTACTGCATCAGGATCTCTTGATAAAAAGGCAGATCTCAGTTAGGTGGTGTTATGtaggttaatgttttttttttacttctcaaaGGATCATTTGAGAAGAAACCAGACTCTCCAGCTCCCCCAGGTGGAGTTGTGCTTCGAAGGGCGAGTGGCGCCAGCAAGGAAGACCCCCTAAAAAGAGCAAGTGTTGACTCTATTCAAAGCCCTCTCCCTCAGTCACCACACCGTGTGTCGTGGATAGAAGACAAGATATGGCTGAACTCATCACTTCCTTCCTCTCTGCTTCAACCGCCCGGCTTAGAGCTGGACTCGCTGTCAGTCAGCAGTATAGAGGAGGAGTCTGAACCAGCTTTAAGCCCCTCCCCATCACTACCTTCGCCCCGCCTCCACTTGGCAGATAAGATGAAGAACCGCCTCTCTGCCGTGGGTCAGGCTCTAGGTGGACTTGTGTCGCCACATCGGAGACTGAGTAAACGTGTTCAGGAGATGGCGGAACGGAAGGGTGGGGCTTTTGCTGAGGCTGTCAGGGGATTTGTTGAGCAAACTCTTGCAAGCAGGGTCAGTACTGGAGGGACCTGCACAGAGATGCTGCAGGAAGTGCGTTCGTCTCTCACCTCTCTGAGGGAAACTCTGTTGGATTGTCCAGAGATCCAAAGCATCACAGACAGCATTGGAGACACTCCGGATTTTGAGCTAGGTATGACCTAGAGATGTGTTGGGGATAACATTATAGGGGCATTATATAATAACAGCCTATCAGTTTATCTGTATTATTTTATCAACAAATACAATTGAATTCCAGTTGAATCTCTGATCTCCATAATAGGTGATCatgtataaagcacatattctgcatgaccatattctacatgcctaatcctacccaatacctaaactttacaactgccttattaactattaataaacagcaaattagaagtttattgaggcaaaattcatagttaacgggttgttaatggtgagaatttgacctttaaataaagtgtgagTTTTGctaatatattagatattttgaaGGAAAGTGCAGGGAAATTGAATAGAAATTAATAGAGCCATACAGTTTAATTAACAAGGAAGTGAACACACTGAATTCAGCTATTCATGTTTCATCTTGCTGTGTTACAAAATGTATCAGAACACAATTCTTAATGCATTACACATTTCACAGCTGTCTGTTTATATATATCcaaagaatatttatatttatttatatatccatcccaaagaagcacaaagtcacttttacggacttttaaattaaatgttccctcctggtggaatgacctgcccaactcaatccgagcagctgagtccttagcaatcttcaagaatcggcttaaaaaacacatctattccatctttatttgaccctctaactttttcactcactattctaattctatttaaaaaaaaaaataaataaaaaatctaactacctttctaatctttttgtattatctattttcttttcatttattatacaattataaaaaaagacctctaacactagc is a genomic window of Cyprinus carpio isolate SPL01 chromosome B15, ASM1834038v1, whole genome shotgun sequence containing:
- the rinl gene encoding ras and Rab interactor 2, which produces MMMKESKDEFTTSENRENSAGTVPNGVSKDETKLLSLLKGLRLCQDAWAPKSPWDSHGAHAALWGRPAGSFLVVQDSSSQDQLLCVSVGDRGEPVKEFPILTTGTALRLTASHLAFPDLFQLLHFYTVSRDVLPLCLLVPSWVYAINSLPDHLIPLLGPKSWLCPSSDPLISSMTSETQDIAKTIMCTIQVTAANGAMCFINPLYLQEHGDDWLTHSSASTVNLPMNFRRDKRLSTTRAWAGRGLKQRSSTLSDDNSSSFDHDRGSFEKKPDSPAPPGGVVLRRASGASKEDPLKRASVDSIQSPLPQSPHRVSWIEDKIWLNSSLPSSLLQPPGLELDSLSVSSIEEESEPALSPSPSLPSPRLHLADKMKNRLSAVGQALGGLVSPHRRLSKRVQEMAERKGGAFAEAVRGFVEQTLASRVSTGGTCTEMLQEVRSSLTSLRETLLDCPEIQSITDSIGDTPDFELDAMLELALHKVALKPVYSHLYVCLKTARRDDGTLQRLEANKSTLEKRSLEELEGTAGAGIPDSSMMDKIQQRWTTMHEAYSPSKKVDTLLKVCKNIYHSMNAYAKPGTVFGADDFLPCLTWVLLRSDVATLQVDTDYMMELLDPTQLQGEGGYYLTSLYAALFYISSFRPRLAKRQLSAEAHKSLSQWHRRRTLHCNQSRRSRNRRTIRRHGPADGSRKTSDEQNSLNASTESSGLTDVMPASSDMQETLQGLDEELEAVKEEEEGQIQCKETLHLTSSKTEDKVGGDGVSWKEDD